A window of the Brassica napus cultivar Da-Ae chromosome A2, Da-Ae, whole genome shotgun sequence genome harbors these coding sequences:
- the LOC106363279 gene encoding uncharacterized protein LOC106363279, with product MSSSSSDEADEVFDELVDEVVDNFIDTVIDGQTNKPKRRAYIERDRELGHIRLCNDYFSNNPTYTQDMFRRRFQMNKPLFLRIVDRLSTEVPYFQQRRDATGRNGLSQLQKCTAAIRMLAYGQSGDTYDEYLRMADSTSRLCLAKFTDAIIQLFGDEYLRTPTAEDLQRLLDIGEVRGFPGMIGSIDCMHWEWKNCPTAWKGILNDINVLDRSPVFDDILHGRAPKVKFKVNNHTYRMAYYLTDGIYPPWATFIQSIPLPQGRKAQKFAEMQESARKDVERAFGVLQSRFANVRNPALQWDKERIGKVMIACVILHNMIVEDERDGYAPIDTSEFETGQSSRSSQARSRDSVNVTPDMLAMRREVRDGNKHHRLKADLVENILQMFGDEDE from the exons atgtcttcctcatcaagtgaTGAAGCGGATGAAGTTTTTGATGAATTGGTCGATGAAGTAGTTGATAATTTCATCGATACAGTAATTGATGGTCAAACCAACAAACCAAAGAGGCGAGCTTATATTGAAAGAGATCGAGAACTAGGACACATTCGACTATGCAACGACTATTTCAGTAATAATCCAACGTACACACAAGATATGTTTAGGCGGCGGTTTcaaatgaacaagccattgttccttcgcattgtcgaCCGTCTAAGTACTGAAGTTCCGTACTttcagcaaagaagagatgctacCGGAAGGAACGGGCTATCtcaacttcaaaagtgtacggcagcGATACGTATGCTCGCATATGGTCAGTCAGGAGATAcatatgacgaatatctccggaTGGCTGACAGTACATCACGTTTATGTTTGGCAAAATTCACTGATGCAATAATACAATTGTTTGGGGATGAGTATCTACGAACACCTACAGCCGAGGATCTTCAGCGAttactcgatattggagaggtaCGGGGATTTCCGGGGATGATAggcagcatcgactgtatgcactgggagtggaaaaactgcccaacAGCTTGGAAAG GTATCCtaaacgatatcaatgttcttgatcggtctccagtttttgatgacatcttaCATGGTCGAGCCCCTAAAGTgaagttcaaggtcaacaaccacacttatcgtatGGCCTACTATCTTACCGACGGCATTTATCCTCCATgggcaacatttatccaatccatcccacttcctcaaggtcgTAAAGCACAGAAATTTGCAGAAATGCAAGAATCCgccagaaaagatgtcgaacgggcttttggagtattgcaatcgAGGTTTGCAAATGTTAGGAACCCAGCTCTACAATGGGACAAGGAAAGGATAGGAAAAGTAATGATAGcttgtgtcatattgcacaatatgatagtagaggACGAACGAGACGGATACGCTCCAATTGATACATCTGAGTTTGAGACAGGACAGTCTAGCAGAAGTTCGCAGGCGAGAAGCAGAGATAGTGTAAATGTCACCCCTGATATGTTAGCCATGCGGAGAGAAGTTCGAGATGGCAACAAGCATCatcgtttgaaagctgatttagtgGAAAATATTTTGCAAATgtttggtgatgaagatgaataA
- the LOC106364712 gene encoding dirigent protein 2, with protein MLTRIIFLIAVSTSVIVVLLLALFSPVPDYDPPESLFSFSLYVQQTQIPSSSYISRRSSQRMAETHRRGGGGGGALIFRRTLTEGPDNNSRIVGKAEGFIIPHEDFANSNFNVIYLTLESPEYTGSVSIRSRDMAHKLEEVMEVVGGTGAFAFARGIAMFAEVGAEEEAVTTYRVKLLLRFPHTSKIDPQ; from the coding sequence ATGCTAACTAGAATCATTTTCCTCATCGCCGTCTCTACTTCTGTTATCGTCGTCCTTCTACTTGCTTTATTCTCGCCCGTTCCTGATTATGACCCACCAGAATCActattctccttctctctctatgTTCAGCAAACTCAAATCCCGTCCTCCTCCTATATCTCTCGCAGGTCAAGTCAGCGCATGGCCGAGACCCACCGCAGaggaggcggaggaggaggagcattgATTTTCCGGCGTACTCTCACTGAGGGACCCGATAACAATTCTCGGATAGTGGGGAAAGCTGAGGGATTTATAATCCCGCATGAAGACTTTGCTAATTCGAATTTTAACGTTATATATTTGACGTTGGAGAGTCCTGAGTACACGGGGAGTGTTAGTATTAGAAGCAGAGACATGGCACATAAATTGGAAGAGGTTATGGAGGTTGTAGGAGGGACAGGAGCTTTTGCCTTTGCTCGTGGAATTGCCATGTTCGCTGAAGTTGGTGCTGAGGAAGAAGCTGTAACCACTTACCGTGTTAAACTTCTGCTTAGATTTCCACATACTTCTAAAATCGATCCACAATGA
- the LOC106364710 gene encoding B3 domain-containing protein At5g42700, translating into MELRATIQIIICQRSASFLHYRLHNPKRNKNISLSSDGKMVVAKQSPYEEFRLRRVEENKKRMEALNLPNLCQTLRLTSVKTSPMKKSNLAREKQLVVVRRSSRISNASSSSPVYKEVVVQRVHLPRRVSKGRDLSNRVYVSEEIREEAFSKAEKLQADLRNRFPSFVKSMLQSHVSGGFWLGLPVHFCRSELQKQDGVITLIDEEGEEFETVYLAKRTGLSGGWLGFAVSHNLVYGDALVFELVRPTVFKVYITRVKSSGESPKM; encoded by the exons ATGGAGCTCCGTGCCACGATTCAAATCATAATCTGCCAACGGTCGGCTAGTTTCCTTCATTACAGATTACACAATCCAAAAcgaaacaaaaatataagtttGTCTTCTGACGGAAAAATGGTTGTCGCCAAACAGTCTCCTTACGAAGAGTTTCGACTTAGAAGAGTGGAAGAGAACAAAAAACGAATGGAAGCTCTGAATCTGCCAAATCTCTGCCAAACTCTCCGTTTAACTTCTGTCAAAACTTCTCCG ATGAAAAAATCAAATCTGGCAAGAGAGAAACAGCTCGTGGTTGTTCGTCGATCTAGCCGTATCTCaaatgcttcttcttcttctcctgttTACAAAGAA GTTGTTGTTCAACGAGTGCATCTACCCAGAAG GGTGTCCAAGGGGAGAGATTTGTCGAATCGAGTTTATGTTTCTGAAGAAATAAGAGAAGAGGCCTTTTCAAAAGCTGAGAAGTTGCAGGCTGATTTGCGGAACCGCTTCCcaagttttgtaaaatccatGCTTCAGTCACATGTTTCTGGTGGATTCTGGCTG GGTCTTCCAGTTCATTTCTGCAGATCTGAACTGCAGAAACAAGATGGTGTCATAACACTGATTGATGAAGAAGGCGAGGAGTTTGAGACCGTGTACTTAGCGAAAAGGACTGGACTTAGTGGGGGATGGTTGGGTTTTGCGGTTTCTCACAACCTAGTATATGGTGATGCACTTGTCTTCGAGTTAGTTCGTCCTACCGTCTTCAAG GTTTACATTACAAGAGTTAAAAGTTCTGGAGAAAGCCCAAAGATGTGA
- the LOC106367430 gene encoding L-type lectin-domain containing receptor kinase IV.1-like, whose translation MFFKLLTIFFFSLLFQSSSKTLNFTYDGFPQRSYISIQGIAAVTPNGLLRLTNTTVQQTGHAFYNKSIRLKNSPNGTVSSFSTTFVFAIHPRIPGLSGHGIAFVIAPNTRLPYATPSQYMGLFNITSNGNKTNHVFAIELDTIRSTEFNDINDNHVGIDINSLTSVKSSPAGWWDKKGQFNNLTLIGSKPMQVWIDYNGRTHKINVMMGPLNEEKPKKPLVSVVRDLSFVILQDMFVGFSSATGTVPAEHYVLGWSFGVNREAPPLDLSKLPKLPLLHPTRISYFCRFGIPSISIILIFSCIFLVWFIARRRRMFQEELDDWETELGNNRLRFKDLYYATKGFKEKDLLGSGGFGRVYKGVMLETNLEIAVKKVSHDSRQGLKEFVSEIVSIGRMRHPNLVPLLGYCRRRGELLLVYEYMPNGSLDKYLYNTPEVTLDWKQRSKVILDVASGLFYLHEDWEQVVIHRDVKASNVLLDGELNGRLGDFGLARSYDHGADPQTTNVVGTLGYLAPEHTRTGRATTATDVFAFGAFLLEVVCGRRPIEIQHESDEVFLLVDWVFRLWNSGNILDAVDPNIGSQYNEREVEMILKIGLLCSHSDPRARPSMRQVLHYLRGDAKLSDLSPLDLSRSGMMFGVQDGFSELRMLYASSVCKRFTSGSSIADSLLSGGR comes from the coding sequence ATGTTCTTCAAGCTcctcaccatcttcttcttcagcctCCTCTTTCAATCCTCGTCTAAAACACTCAACTTCACTTACGATGGCTTTCCTCAACGGAGCTACATATCCATTCAAGGGATCGCTGCTGTCACACCCAACGGTCTGTTGAGGCTAACCAATACGACCGTTCAGCAAACAGGTCACGCCTTCTATAACAAATCAATCCGGTTAAAGAATTCGCCAAACGGCACCGTTTCATCCTTCTCCACAACCTTCGTCTTCGCAATTCACCCTCGTATCCCAGGATTAAGCGGCCATGGCATTGCTTTCGTCATCGCTCCTAACACACGTCTCCCTTACGCAACGCCAAGCCAATACATGGGTCTCTTCAACATCACAAGCAACGGTAATAAAACGAATCATGTGTTCGCTATCGAATTGGATACTATACGGAGTACAGAGTTCAATGATATCAACGATAACCATGTCGGAATTGATATCAATAGTTTGACGTCGGTGAAAAGTTCACCAGCTGGATGGTGGGACAAGAAAGGCCAGTTCAATAACCTTACTTTGATTGGTAGTAAACCGATGCAGGTTTGGATCGATTACAATGGTCGTACACATAAAATCAATGTGATGATGGGTCCACTGAACGAGGAGAAACCTAAAAAACCGCTTGTTTCCGTTGTCAGAGATCTTTCTTTTGTTATTCTCCAAGATATGTTCGTGGGTTTCTCCTCCGCCACTGGTACTGTTCCCGCGGAACACTACGTTCTTGGGTGGAGCTTCGGGGTCAACCGCGAGGCTCCACCATTGGATTTATCAAAACTCCCGAAGCTTCCTCTGCTCCATCCCACGAGAATCTCGTATTTTTGCAGGTTCGGGATACCGTCCATTTCCATCATTTTGATTTTCTCGTGTATCTTCCTTGTCTGGTTTATCGCAAGGAGGAGAAGAATGTTCCAAGAGGAGCTCGACGACTGGGAAACAGAGTTGGGGAACAACAGATTAAGGTTCAAAGATTTGTACTATGCGACCAAAGGTTTCAAGGAGAAAGATCTTCTTGGATCTGGCGGGTTTGGAAGAGTTTACAAAGGTGTGATGCTTGAGACGAATTTGGAGATTGCTGTGAAAAAAGTTTCGCATGATTCTCGACAAGGGCTTAAAGAATTCGTGTCGGAGATTGTGAGTATTGGTCGGATGAGACACCCGAATTTAGTTCCTCTCTTGGGTTATTGCCGCCGGAGAGGCGAACTTCTTCTGGTGTATGAGTACATGCCTAATGGAAGCCTAGACAAGTACTTGTACAACACTCCGGAGGTAACACTTGATTGGAAACAGAGGAGTAAAGTCATTTTAGATGTTGCCTCTGGATTATTCTACCTCCATGAGGATTGGGAACAAGTGGTGATACATAGAGACGTCAAAGCCAGCAATGTCTTGTTAGATGGAGAACTAAACGGGAGACTTGGCGATTTTGGTTTGGCTCGGTCTTACGATCACGGGGCTGATCCTCAAACAACCAACGTCGTAGGGACATTGGGATACTTGGCCCCTGAACACACCCGAACTGGACGTGCCACTACCGCTACTGATGTTTTTGCGTTTGGGGCGTTCTTACTAGAAGTCGTGTGTGGTAGACGTCCTATTGAGATCCAACATGAGAGTGATGAAGTTTTCTTGCTCGTGGATTGGGTTTTCAGGTTATGGAACAGCGGTAACATCTTGGATGCTGTAGATCCGAATATCGGTTCCCAGTATAACGAAAGAGAGGTCGAAATGATTTTAAAGATTGGTCTGTTGTGCTCTCACTCTGACCCACGGGCTAGACCCAGTATGAGACAAGTGCTACATTATCTAAGAGGAGATGCAAAGCTATCAGATTTGTCTCCATTGGATTTGTCCAGGAGTGGGATGATGTTTGGGGTCCAAGACGGATTTAGTGAACTAAGGATGTTGTATGCTTCCTCTGTCTGTAAAAGATTTACTAGTGGATCTTCCATTGCTGATTCTTTACTCTCCGGTGGGAGGTGA